The proteins below are encoded in one region of Candidatus Thiodiazotropha sp. LNASS1:
- the dmpH gene encoding 2-oxo-3-hexenedioate decarboxylase has product MGTLTQAQVAELADYLETSELEAKDATKITDRFPEMDFEDAYDIQFEIRRRKEERGNKIIGLKVGLTSRAKMKQMGVETPVYGFLADYFDRPDGGEIETDQLIHPKVEAELAFVTKAPLRGPGCHIGNVLAATDYVIPAVEVIDSRYENFRFDLISVIADNASSSRFVLGGQMADPADVDMRTLGVVMEKNGRVVELGAGAAVLGHPAASVALLANMLGERGEEIPAGTLILTGGITAAVAMEKGDCLNVRYQGLGSVGMRFV; this is encoded by the coding sequence ATGGGTACATTGACGCAGGCACAGGTCGCAGAGCTGGCGGATTATCTTGAAACCAGCGAGCTGGAAGCGAAAGACGCCACCAAGATCACCGACCGCTTTCCGGAGATGGATTTCGAGGATGCCTACGACATCCAGTTCGAGATTCGCCGGCGCAAGGAGGAGAGAGGCAACAAGATTATCGGTCTCAAGGTAGGACTCACCTCCCGCGCCAAGATGAAGCAGATGGGGGTGGAGACGCCTGTCTACGGCTTCCTCGCCGACTACTTCGACCGTCCCGACGGCGGTGAGATCGAAACCGATCAGCTGATCCACCCCAAGGTGGAGGCGGAACTCGCCTTCGTCACCAAGGCCCCACTGCGCGGACCCGGCTGCCATATCGGCAACGTGCTGGCGGCAACCGACTATGTCATCCCGGCGGTGGAGGTCATCGACTCCCGCTACGAAAACTTCCGCTTCGACCTGATCAGCGTAATCGCCGACAACGCCTCCTCCTCCCGCTTTGTGCTGGGGGGGCAGATGGCCGATCCGGCGGATGTGGATATGCGCACCCTCGGCGTGGTGATGGAGAAGAATGGTCGGGTGGTCGAGCTGGGCGCCGGCGCCGCCGTGCTGGGCCACCCGGCCGCCAGTGTGGCACTGCTGGCCAATATGCTGGGCGAGCGAGGCGAGGAGATCCCCGCCGGTACCCTGATCCTCACCGGCGGGATCACCGCCGCGGTGGCGATGGAGAAGGGGGATTGCCTCAACGTACGCTATCAGGGGTTGGGCAGCGTGGGTATGCGGTTTGTGTGA
- a CDS encoding YCF48-related protein, translating into MNNDHRLLPGGPGRAFAWLALGLLISACEAPLDLTLVEREIEKPIYRFDQLKAAASNHRRIIAVGDYGTVLTSLDKGESWQRTQLPTKSSLISVASCEDGSFAAIDTVRKVWLSDAQGSDWRAQQLETMESPMAINCDPRGRFWIAASFSTLIHSDESQGNWREISQQEDMQFTSIQWLDKDHAVVAGEFGSLYFTEDGGESWERGNDIPNEFYPMAAWFRTLDEGWVAGLSGTILHTEDRGETWHRQKSVSSAPIYNLIPQGDRLYATGDNGTLLQLIGDGWEQVPEAPRLFSYLITAIPQGEERLLVMGGRGIISPIDTSSGGDIQ; encoded by the coding sequence ATGAACAACGATCACCGATTGCTACCTGGCGGACCAGGGCGAGCTTTCGCATGGCTGGCGCTGGGTCTCCTGATCAGCGCCTGTGAGGCCCCCCTCGATCTGACCCTGGTTGAACGGGAGATCGAGAAGCCGATCTACCGTTTCGATCAATTGAAAGCGGCCGCTTCCAACCATCGCCGGATCATTGCGGTGGGGGATTACGGTACGGTACTCACCAGCCTGGATAAGGGTGAGAGCTGGCAGCGTACTCAATTACCCACGAAGTCGTCGCTGATCTCCGTAGCCAGTTGCGAAGACGGCAGTTTCGCAGCCATCGATACGGTACGTAAGGTGTGGCTTTCCGATGCCCAGGGTAGTGACTGGCGGGCGCAGCAACTGGAAACCATGGAGAGCCCGATGGCGATCAATTGTGATCCACGGGGACGGTTCTGGATTGCCGCCAGTTTCAGTACCCTGATCCACAGTGACGAGAGCCAGGGAAACTGGCGGGAGATATCGCAACAGGAGGATATGCAGTTCACCTCTATCCAATGGCTCGACAAGGACCATGCCGTGGTCGCCGGTGAGTTCGGATCACTCTACTTCACCGAGGACGGGGGGGAGAGTTGGGAGCGTGGCAATGATATCCCCAACGAGTTCTATCCCATGGCGGCCTGGTTCCGCACGCTGGACGAGGGGTGGGTCGCCGGGCTCAGCGGCACCATACTGCATACAGAAGACCGGGGCGAAACCTGGCATCGTCAAAAGTCGGTCAGCAGCGCCCCCATCTATAACCTGATTCCCCAGGGCGACCGGCTCTATGCCACCGGCGACAACGGTACCCTACTACAGTTGATTGGCGACGGCTGGGAGCAGGTGCCCGAGGCCCCGCGCCTCTTCTCCTATCTCATCACTGCCATACCCCAGGGCGAAGAGCGGCTGCTGGTAATGGGGGGGCGCGGGATTATCAGTCCGATAGACACATCATCCGGGGGAGACATCCAATGA
- a CDS encoding RND family transporter, with the protein MTMHAFSHWLKNIDNLVFRYPKVFLAVIAALTLFFAIQVPRVQMYSDFADLLPQEHEYIKLHNSIRDTFGGANNVVMAVVVDEGDIFSRETLARIHRITQAVDNVSGVNHNLLASLTHRTSRKVWLTETGDVNSQPYYDPLKDSWTGEELNRLRDDVMSNPRVFGLLVSPDLKAALIKAQFNEGQLNYGDIFSQLQQIREAEKAAGVEIYATGQPMLWGWVYSYLDQLFLIFTTTVGIMLFLLIIYFRRAYGILLPMFGITISAIWGLGILSLLDYNLDPLTLVIPFLISARAMSHAIQLVQRFYGELEEVDDSREAAHRTFDSLFRPGSLGIVSDAIGLLLIALGSVPINVKLGIYASLWAICVVFTVLIAVPLMLSLLPKPKPAAKRPAAEDALFGRVAALVANKQGGLIVLGTAGVILLLGAQLSSRVQIGESEPGSPILYLDHDYNVSSKVINERFPGSEELYIVARTDEKGGMKRPDVLQAIEAFQNHMLLDPELGGAKAVPDLVKQVNRIFHSDDPRWAIIPDTEAYVGGLMFAYMASSPVPGALKEFVDTDDQVANIVFFYKDHQAKTIRRAIHRAKEWINEPANQVEGLHIELAGGLVGVTAAMNESAYESNMLIIPLVLALIFVFVTWFYMSLHAGFIMFLAMMFCTVSTYAYMGLAAIGINVNTVPIIAVGIGVGIDYSIYIMDRIREETAKASGDLQYAVLRAIATTGKAIGFTAACLIGGVIMWVFISDLRFQADAALLLVVMLILNALAAMFIVPSWVMIFRPSFIGSARYDEDGVLYAEKVIA; encoded by the coding sequence ATGACCATGCACGCCTTCTCCCACTGGCTGAAAAACATCGATAATCTGGTGTTCCGCTATCCCAAGGTCTTTCTTGCGGTTATCGCTGCGCTGACCCTCTTTTTCGCCATCCAGGTTCCCAGGGTACAGATGTACTCGGATTTTGCCGACCTGTTGCCCCAGGAGCACGAATACATCAAGTTGCACAACTCCATCCGCGATACCTTCGGCGGTGCCAACAATGTGGTGATGGCGGTGGTGGTGGACGAGGGTGATATCTTCAGCCGGGAGACCCTGGCCCGCATCCATCGCATTACCCAGGCGGTGGATAACGTCAGCGGTGTCAACCACAATCTGCTGGCCAGTCTGACCCACCGTACCTCACGCAAGGTATGGCTGACCGAAACAGGAGACGTCAACTCCCAGCCCTACTACGATCCGCTAAAGGATAGCTGGACGGGTGAGGAGCTCAACAGACTGCGCGACGATGTGATGAGCAATCCCCGGGTCTTCGGTCTGCTGGTCTCCCCCGATCTCAAGGCGGCGCTGATCAAGGCCCAGTTTAACGAGGGGCAGTTGAACTATGGTGATATATTCAGTCAGCTGCAGCAGATCCGGGAAGCGGAGAAGGCGGCCGGTGTGGAGATCTACGCCACAGGCCAGCCCATGCTTTGGGGCTGGGTCTACAGCTATCTGGATCAGCTGTTTCTGATCTTCACCACCACGGTGGGGATTATGCTCTTCCTGCTGATTATCTACTTCCGTCGGGCCTATGGCATTTTGCTGCCCATGTTCGGCATCACCATCTCGGCGATCTGGGGCCTCGGTATCCTTTCTTTGCTCGACTACAATCTGGATCCGCTGACCCTGGTGATTCCATTCCTCATATCCGCCAGGGCCATGTCCCATGCCATCCAATTGGTGCAGCGCTTCTATGGCGAGTTGGAGGAGGTGGACGATTCACGCGAGGCGGCCCACCGGACCTTCGACTCCCTCTTTCGTCCCGGCAGCCTGGGTATCGTGTCGGATGCCATCGGCCTGTTGCTGATTGCTTTGGGTTCCGTGCCGATCAATGTGAAGCTGGGGATCTACGCCTCCCTATGGGCGATCTGCGTGGTCTTCACTGTTCTGATCGCTGTACCTTTGATGCTCTCCCTGCTGCCGAAACCGAAACCGGCGGCCAAAAGGCCCGCAGCGGAGGATGCGCTGTTCGGCAGAGTAGCGGCGCTGGTTGCCAACAAACAGGGTGGTTTGATCGTGCTGGGTACCGCCGGTGTGATACTGCTGCTGGGTGCCCAGCTCAGCAGCCGGGTGCAGATCGGTGAGTCGGAGCCCGGCTCACCCATTCTCTACCTGGATCACGACTACAACGTCTCGTCCAAGGTGATCAACGAGCGCTTTCCCGGTTCGGAAGAGCTCTACATCGTGGCCAGGACCGACGAGAAGGGCGGAATGAAGCGCCCGGATGTGCTGCAGGCCATCGAGGCATTCCAGAACCATATGCTGCTCGATCCGGAATTGGGTGGTGCCAAGGCGGTCCCCGATCTGGTGAAACAGGTCAACCGGATCTTCCACTCCGACGATCCCCGTTGGGCCATCATCCCCGATACCGAGGCCTATGTGGGCGGTCTGATGTTCGCCTATATGGCCTCCAGTCCGGTGCCCGGCGCACTCAAGGAGTTTGTCGATACCGATGACCAGGTGGCCAATATCGTCTTCTTCTACAAGGATCATCAGGCCAAAACGATTCGTCGGGCGATCCATCGCGCCAAAGAGTGGATCAACGAGCCTGCGAATCAGGTGGAGGGTCTGCATATCGAACTCGCCGGTGGATTGGTGGGGGTGACCGCCGCCATGAACGAGTCGGCCTATGAGAGCAATATGCTGATCATTCCCCTGGTGCTGGCCTTGATCTTCGTCTTTGTCACCTGGTTCTACATGTCCCTGCATGCGGGATTCATCATGTTCCTGGCGATGATGTTCTGTACCGTCTCCACCTACGCCTATATGGGACTGGCGGCCATCGGCATCAATGTCAATACGGTGCCGATCATCGCGGTGGGCATCGGCGTCGGTATCGACTATTCCATCTACATCATGGACCGGATTCGCGAAGAGACGGCCAAGGCCTCAGGCGATCTGCAGTACGCGGTGCTGCGCGCTATCGCCACCACCGGCAAGGCGATCGGCTTTACCGCCGCCTGCCTGATCGGCGGGGTGATCATGTGGGTGTTTATCTCCGATCTTCGATTCCAGGCGGACGCGGCGCTGCTGCTGGTGGTGATGCTGATCCTCAACGCCCTGGCGGCGATGTTTATCGTCCCCTCCTGGGTGATGATATTCCGCCCGAGCTTCATCGGCAGCGCCCGCTACGATGAAGACGGTGTGCTCTACGCGGAGAAGGTGATCGCGTGA
- a CDS encoding DUF1302 family protein has translation MFLDSNKQQPGRMHPVIVAALLPAVITACLGSGQAAAYTSEDGTLQVNGFVENATYARRHVGLSKMRNTVQIEGSKDYGAKGSFSNVSFVGTFRATYDAVYDLNDDQFGSEAGGDIGLESIGGAGTTPWGASDVSTGVLGFGFDTGENPNEGLDNLGNALHDTEGGVGMGVPVRPCDVDSRGCIKDYLDFDESDLKYPEFNDRLDFLREAYIDATMPTESGATWNFRLGRQQVVWGRTDLFRVLDVINPVDYSRHNIYDELEDIRIPMWMATGEYRMGATERFDDLNLQFVWNFDEFRPSNLGQGGTPYAILDAGSFFRAMKNCWDNGCSVANFAGGALSTDFPAHVIGIRDVHLPDWSLSNSQFGVKLEGDYQGLGFSLNALTYRSQLPSLRGVVDTADNPFTTDIESQSYDYLIAFDMHFPRVNLLGGSLDFYVDDIKSVFRVEAAYTQGEEFANTLRPELYSESDVFRYVVGWDRPTFIPFLNERRAFLLSAQLFGEYLVDHERETINGIEAGIPNWEINHIGTLLIKGWYKNDRVSPQVIMAHDFKAHASVIAPSVDWLISDNLRLTVGANVKVGDGAQEFDDCRACNPFPPFTGAGAPGDLALRNLAGFEPLGRFRSGPIGMAQAEDEFQVTLRYRF, from the coding sequence ATGTTCCTAGATAGTAATAAACAACAACCGGGAAGGATGCATCCGGTCATAGTCGCAGCCCTGTTGCCTGCCGTCATCACTGCTTGTTTAGGTAGTGGTCAGGCGGCGGCCTACACCTCTGAGGATGGCACGCTGCAGGTCAACGGATTTGTCGAAAACGCCACCTATGCGCGCCGCCATGTCGGCCTCAGCAAGATGCGCAATACGGTTCAGATTGAAGGCTCCAAAGACTACGGCGCCAAAGGCTCATTTTCCAATGTCAGTTTTGTCGGCACATTTCGCGCGACCTACGATGCGGTCTACGACCTCAATGACGATCAGTTCGGCAGTGAGGCCGGGGGGGACATCGGGCTGGAATCGATTGGTGGTGCAGGCACCACGCCTTGGGGCGCCTCAGATGTTTCGACCGGCGTTTTGGGTTTCGGTTTCGATACCGGTGAGAATCCTAACGAAGGTTTGGATAATCTTGGCAATGCGCTGCACGATACAGAGGGCGGGGTCGGCATGGGGGTACCGGTACGCCCCTGTGACGTGGATTCACGAGGCTGTATCAAAGATTATCTCGACTTCGATGAGAGTGATCTCAAGTATCCCGAATTCAACGATCGGCTCGATTTCCTGCGTGAGGCCTACATCGATGCCACCATGCCGACCGAGAGTGGCGCCACCTGGAACTTCCGGCTCGGTCGGCAGCAGGTGGTTTGGGGCCGCACCGATCTGTTTCGTGTGCTCGATGTAATCAATCCCGTCGACTATTCGCGGCATAACATCTACGATGAGCTGGAGGATATCCGCATACCCATGTGGATGGCCACCGGCGAGTACCGGATGGGCGCCACCGAGCGGTTCGATGATCTGAACCTGCAGTTTGTCTGGAACTTCGACGAATTCCGTCCCAGCAACCTCGGACAGGGTGGTACACCCTACGCGATTCTCGATGCGGGCAGTTTCTTCCGCGCCATGAAGAACTGCTGGGACAATGGCTGTTCGGTGGCGAATTTTGCCGGCGGCGCCCTGTCCACCGATTTCCCGGCCCATGTGATCGGTATCCGGGATGTGCATCTGCCGGATTGGTCGCTCAGCAATTCCCAATTCGGTGTCAAACTGGAGGGTGACTATCAGGGTCTGGGATTCTCCCTCAACGCCCTGACCTATCGTTCGCAACTACCCTCTCTGCGCGGTGTGGTGGATACGGCGGATAACCCCTTTACAACCGATATCGAGTCACAGAGCTATGACTATCTGATCGCCTTCGATATGCACTTCCCGCGGGTCAACCTTCTCGGTGGCTCCCTGGACTTCTACGTGGATGATATCAAGTCGGTCTTCCGCGTCGAGGCGGCTTATACACAGGGCGAAGAGTTTGCCAATACCCTGCGCCCGGAACTCTATTCCGAGTCTGATGTATTTCGCTATGTCGTCGGTTGGGACCGCCCCACCTTCATCCCCTTTCTTAATGAGCGTCGTGCATTCCTGCTCTCCGCGCAGCTGTTCGGTGAATACCTGGTCGATCACGAGCGGGAGACGATCAACGGTATCGAAGCGGGCATCCCCAACTGGGAAATCAACCATATAGGCACCTTGCTGATAAAGGGCTGGTACAAGAACGACCGGGTCAGCCCGCAAGTCATCATGGCGCATGACTTCAAGGCCCATGCCAGTGTCATCGCACCCTCTGTCGATTGGCTGATCAGCGACAATCTCCGTCTTACCGTCGGCGCCAATGTAAAGGTGGGTGATGGCGCCCAGGAGTTCGATGATTGCCGGGCCTGTAATCCCTTTCCACCGTTTACCGGAGCAGGCGCTCCGGGTGACCTTGCCCTGCGTAACCTGGCGGGTTTCGAACCGCTCGGCCGTTTCCGTTCCGGGCCTATCGGTATGGCCCAGGCCGAGGATGAGTTCCAGGTCACCTTGCGTTATCGCTTCTAA
- a CDS encoding DUF1329 domain-containing protein: MRLLNTMLAAGVILAATLPVQAAINEDVEKSFYPYKTGVPSFEGLSAGLVIDQSNVDKFKDVLDPAMHEFISQGWTKITVGETTSFDLHPNYVQATRDGLGKVKLGEKSGEIEGFIAGRPFPEEPSMDDPRAGEKLAWNYKYGYNWGDNAAIYPFYWKYKDMNSGKLERTIKFNFHFLNYMHRVNQEPLPEISPNPSKLFRAIYVQALEPFDVKNTQLLIHRYENDLKRDSAWLYLGFQRRVRRLASGQVTDAFLGSDVMIEDFEGYNGRINDMEWNFKGAKNILVPFYSHNDLKLSEEHKESDGYQFVEMGDKGNCFPQITWQLRKVYELENKPKDSNHPISKRVHYIDAQTFTIPRTLTYDRKGDLWKSWQIGQAHPDHHLPKNKGTGVAIDDSFTMIDVQAMHCTTGQFKGQVDPALNPTNKFTVQNLRASGR; the protein is encoded by the coding sequence ATGCGTTTGCTTAACACTATGCTGGCGGCTGGAGTGATACTCGCCGCCACACTGCCTGTCCAGGCTGCAATCAATGAAGATGTGGAGAAGAGTTTCTATCCCTACAAAACCGGTGTGCCGAGCTTCGAGGGATTGAGCGCGGGCCTGGTGATCGATCAGTCGAACGTGGATAAATTCAAGGATGTCCTCGATCCTGCAATGCATGAGTTCATCAGTCAGGGTTGGACAAAAATTACCGTGGGTGAGACCACCTCGTTCGACCTGCATCCCAACTATGTTCAGGCGACCAGAGATGGATTGGGTAAGGTAAAGCTCGGCGAGAAATCGGGTGAGATAGAAGGTTTCATCGCCGGCCGGCCTTTTCCAGAAGAGCCGTCGATGGATGATCCGCGGGCGGGTGAGAAACTGGCCTGGAACTACAAGTATGGCTACAACTGGGGTGACAACGCGGCGATCTATCCCTTCTACTGGAAGTACAAGGACATGAATTCAGGGAAACTGGAGAGAACGATCAAGTTCAATTTTCATTTCCTCAACTATATGCACCGGGTCAACCAGGAGCCGCTACCCGAGATCTCTCCGAATCCGTCCAAGCTGTTTCGTGCAATCTACGTACAGGCGTTGGAACCCTTTGACGTCAAGAATACCCAGCTGTTGATCCACCGCTACGAGAACGATCTGAAGCGCGACAGTGCCTGGCTCTATCTCGGTTTCCAGCGCCGTGTCCGTCGTCTGGCTTCAGGCCAGGTGACCGATGCCTTTCTCGGTTCCGACGTCATGATCGAGGACTTCGAAGGTTACAACGGGCGTATCAACGACATGGAGTGGAACTTCAAGGGTGCCAAAAACATCCTGGTGCCCTTCTACAGCCACAACGACCTGAAACTTTCCGAAGAGCATAAGGAGTCGGACGGTTACCAGTTCGTGGAGATGGGCGACAAGGGTAACTGCTTTCCTCAGATAACCTGGCAGTTGCGCAAGGTCTACGAATTGGAGAACAAACCGAAGGATTCGAACCATCCGATCAGCAAGCGCGTGCACTATATCGATGCCCAGACCTTCACCATTCCCCGTACCCTGACCTATGACCGCAAGGGGGATCTGTGGAAGAGTTGGCAGATCGGTCAGGCGCACCCGGATCATCATCTGCCGAAAAACAAGGGAACCGGTGTGGCGATCGACGACTCCTTCACCATGATTGATGTGCAGGCCATGCACTGCACAACGGGTCAGTTCAAGGGGCAAGTCGATCCCGCATTGAATCCCACCAACAAATTTACCGTACAGAACCTTAGAGCTTCCGGTCGTTGA
- a CDS encoding 2-hydroxychromene-2-carboxylate isomerase, with translation MNPDSADIYLYFNFRSPYCYLASKTMWRIFDEYRTNLIWRPLGGWDGRSPPDVAVKKLPIARQDMARFARRLGIPVNPPPKTTDPTLAGAGSLLAEEKGLLRPYIVEVMRKEWAEGQDIGVLDVLLDVGSEIGLDREALAEAAQDPARQAVLTHNWEEAEEKGAIGVPTFICEDEIFWGQDRIDFVLEYLRERRLSCL, from the coding sequence ATGAACCCCGATTCAGCCGACATCTATCTCTATTTCAACTTCCGCAGTCCCTATTGCTATCTGGCAAGTAAAACCATGTGGCGGATATTCGACGAGTACCGTACAAATCTCATCTGGCGCCCATTGGGTGGCTGGGATGGGCGTTCGCCACCGGATGTGGCGGTCAAGAAGCTTCCCATTGCCCGCCAGGATATGGCGCGCTTCGCGCGACGTCTGGGTATCCCGGTCAACCCCCCGCCGAAAACCACCGATCCTACCCTGGCAGGTGCGGGATCACTGTTGGCGGAGGAGAAGGGATTGCTGCGTCCTTATATTGTCGAGGTGATGCGTAAGGAGTGGGCCGAGGGTCAGGATATCGGAGTGCTCGATGTGTTACTCGATGTGGGTAGCGAAATCGGCCTGGACAGGGAGGCGTTGGCCGAAGCGGCTCAGGATCCTGCCCGACAGGCTGTTTTGACGCATAACTGGGAGGAGGCTGAGGAGAAGGGGGCTATTGGGGTGCCCACATTCATTTGTGAAGATGAGATATTCTGGGGGCAGGATCGCATCGATTTTGTCCTGGAATACCTGCGGGAGAGGAGACTGTCCTGTCTATGA
- a CDS encoding glutathione S-transferase family protein: MNREVRLYDKPECPFCWRVRMALQRCNVDYQHYRYDDPEHLQKWQRLSPGNTVPVLMIDEIVITESAVMLEYLNDRYGNLLPASARERALARGLAHYADAQVGEAVRNLVFERRQREPKEWDQEVIASAMEAWHQALPRLERALAETDYFVPAAGIPDYVLASRFGLAMAYGMPPPQTPLLGDWFARMADRSEFLDSAPGVVRDALRRGWQVFD; encoded by the coding sequence ATGAACAGGGAGGTCAGACTCTACGACAAACCTGAATGCCCCTTCTGCTGGCGTGTACGCATGGCGCTGCAACGTTGCAATGTGGACTATCAGCATTATCGATATGACGACCCTGAGCATCTGCAAAAGTGGCAGCGATTATCACCCGGAAACACCGTGCCGGTGCTCATGATAGATGAAATCGTCATCACCGAGTCTGCAGTCATGCTTGAATACCTCAATGACAGATATGGTAATCTGCTGCCTGCTTCGGCAAGGGAACGTGCCTTGGCACGGGGACTTGCCCACTATGCCGATGCACAGGTGGGGGAGGCGGTACGCAATCTGGTATTCGAGCGTCGGCAGCGTGAACCGAAAGAGTGGGATCAGGAGGTCATAGCCAGTGCTATGGAAGCCTGGCACCAGGCTCTGCCAAGGTTGGAGAGGGCTTTGGCGGAGACAGACTATTTCGTACCCGCTGCCGGTATACCCGATTATGTTCTGGCAAGTCGTTTCGGTCTCGCCATGGCATATGGCATGCCGCCGCCGCAGACACCACTGCTTGGCGACTGGTTCGCCAGGATGGCCGATCGCAGCGAGTTCCTGGATAGCGCACCCGGCGTGGTGAGAGATGCGCTACGCCGGGGTTGGCAGGTTTTCGATTAG
- a CDS encoding antibiotic biosynthesis monooxygenase codes for MEKSVDPPVTVLVTRRPKPGKERAFEDYLAGITQAALQHQGHMGTNIFRPSKPGGNYRIIFKFDRRSNLERWEGSAERAEWRAIAEQVSEPRQVETISGLEAWFTLPACAINVHPPKYKMALVVWMGVFSLVTLLSSLLGPLMSAWPRLLQTIVLTALVVVCLTYAVMPLLTRLFSGWLYASKDQK; via the coding sequence ATGGAAAAAAGCGTGGATCCGCCTGTGACCGTGCTGGTCACACGGCGACCCAAGCCGGGCAAGGAGCGGGCGTTCGAGGACTATCTTGCCGGTATTACCCAGGCTGCCTTGCAGCACCAGGGACACATGGGCACGAATATCTTTCGTCCTTCAAAACCGGGCGGGAATTACCGCATCATCTTCAAGTTCGATCGTCGCAGTAATCTTGAGCGCTGGGAGGGCTCCGCTGAACGTGCTGAGTGGCGCGCCATTGCGGAACAGGTCAGCGAGCCCAGGCAGGTTGAAACCATTTCCGGGCTCGAGGCCTGGTTCACCCTGCCGGCCTGCGCGATAAATGTACATCCGCCCAAATACAAAATGGCCCTGGTGGTGTGGATGGGTGTGTTCAGCCTGGTGACCCTGCTGAGCAGCCTGCTCGGTCCGTTGATGTCAGCCTGGCCCAGGCTGTTGCAGACAATCGTCCTGACCGCACTGGTGGTTGTCTGTCTGACCTATGCTGTGATGCCGCTCTTGACCCGGCTTTTCTCAGGCTGGCTCTATGCAAGCAAGGATCAGAAATGA
- a CDS encoding PilT/PilU family type 4a pilus ATPase yields MDIVPYLKLMVQKNGSDLFFSTGAAPHLKTEGETRPIGSSPMQSGQVRKLAYGIMSDDQIKEYEATYECNLAISVNNLGRFRVNVYKQRGDSAMVIRYIKGVIPPVEKLNLPIILKDLIMEPRGLILVVGATGSGKSTTLASMIEHRNQSIAGHILTIEDPIEYLYTHKKSVVDQREVGLDTLSYENALKNAMREAPDVIQIGEIREMSTMQHAIAYAETGHLALSTLHANNSNQALDRIINFFPDSAHHQLYMDLSLNLRAVISQRLVKGINGQRIPAVEIMLLSTYISELIQKGDIHTIKEVMEQGTERGMQTFDQSLYKLYKEGKISMEEALSHADSRNNLSLKIRLSDTEGVEAPGGLGVAEDHF; encoded by the coding sequence ATGGATATCGTGCCCTATCTCAAGCTGATGGTGCAAAAAAACGGCTCAGATCTCTTTTTCAGCACCGGTGCCGCCCCCCACCTGAAAACCGAAGGTGAAACTCGTCCGATAGGGTCTTCCCCAATGCAAAGCGGGCAGGTCAGGAAACTCGCTTACGGCATCATGAGCGATGATCAGATCAAGGAGTACGAAGCCACTTACGAGTGCAATCTGGCGATTTCCGTCAACAACCTTGGGCGCTTCCGCGTCAATGTCTACAAACAACGGGGTGATTCAGCGATGGTCATCCGCTATATCAAGGGCGTGATCCCCCCAGTAGAGAAGCTCAACCTGCCGATTATTCTGAAGGACCTGATCATGGAACCCCGCGGCCTGATCCTGGTCGTCGGCGCGACAGGCTCAGGCAAGTCGACAACCCTCGCCTCGATGATCGAACACCGCAATCAAAGCATAGCCGGACATATATTGACCATTGAGGACCCTATCGAATATCTCTACACCCACAAAAAGTCGGTGGTCGATCAGCGTGAGGTCGGACTCGACACGCTCTCATACGAAAACGCCCTGAAAAATGCCATGCGTGAGGCCCCTGATGTGATTCAGATCGGTGAGATCCGGGAAATGAGCACCATGCAGCACGCCATCGCCTATGCTGAAACAGGCCACCTTGCGCTCTCGACGCTGCACGCCAACAACTCAAACCAGGCACTCGATCGCATCATCAACTTCTTTCCAGACAGCGCCCATCACCAGCTGTATATGGACCTCTCTCTCAATCTTCGGGCAGTCATATCCCAACGCCTGGTAAAGGGTATCAACGGTCAACGCATCCCCGCGGTCGAGATCATGCTGTTATCGACCTACATCTCCGAACTGATTCAGAAAGGGGATATTCACACCATCAAAGAGGTCATGGAACAAGGCACCGAACGCGGCATGCAGACCTTCGATCAATCCCTCTACAAGCTCTACAAAGAGGGCAAGATATCTATGGAAGAGGCGCTCTCCCATGCGGATTCACGCAACAATCTGTCGCTGAAGATACGCCTCTCCGACACCGAGGGCGTGGAAGCCCCGGGCGGCCTGGGTGTGGCAGAGGATCATTTCTGA